Within Deltaproteobacteria bacterium, the genomic segment GATGAATTCGTAAAAAATCGCCGAAACCCGCATTACGTCATTCCGGCGAAAGCCGGAATCCAGTGTTTTTAGCGAAGCGATCCTTAATCCCCAAGATATTCGTTCTTAAAGGAACTGATGGAGTTGGCCACGGCCCGGATAAATTTGGCATTTCGCATAATCTTGGACATATCCCCCTTGAGTTTGAAGCTGCCTTTGACCACCCCTTCGATGAAGTCCTTCTCCCCTTTAACCACCGGCTTGAAGTCGCTATAGGAACCGATCACAAAGAAACCGGGGGCTTTTGAAGAAGGGTCCTCAAGGATTTGGGCATCCGAACATTTACCGGAGGCCGCCTCAAGGTAGAGATAAACGGTTTTTTCCAGGCCGCCGCCCGGTTCTATCTGAAATATCCAGTTTCCGTTAAAATCCACTCCCCAGTTCTTTCCGGTTTCGGCAACGGCCGCATCGTTGTTCAAGGCATTTTTCCATTCGTCACACCATTCCTGCGAGGGATAAAGGGCCATGGTCTGTCCTCCTTTAATTTTTTTTGTGGCAATTTTTAGATGAGTTTTAAAGTGATATGTTCACGCTCATTTATTTTTTAGGACCCTGGATTCCGGCTTTTGCCGGAATGACGGGAAAACCCGCCCTCTTTTCGTCACTCCGGCGAAAGCCGGAGTCCAGTCGTTAA encodes:
- a CDS encoding SCP2 sterol-binding domain-containing protein — encoded protein: MALYPSQEWCDEWKNALNNDAAVAETGKNWGVDFNGNWIFQIEPGGGLEKTVYLYLEAASGKCSDAQILEDPSSKAPGFFVIGSYSDFKPVVKGEKDFIEGVVKGSFKLKGDMSKIMRNAKFIRAVANSISSFKNEYLGD